One region of Glycine max cultivar Williams 82 chromosome 9, Glycine_max_v4.0, whole genome shotgun sequence genomic DNA includes:
- the LOC106794417 gene encoding uncharacterized protein — translation MECVSSTSFSVTVNGSIYDHFKGQRGLRQGDPLSPYLFVLCLKYFSKDMSSLKDDANFKFHPNCAGIQLSHLAFAYDIMLLSRGDIPSVSTMFAKLQHFCRVSGISISSDKSAIYSTGIRPHELSHIQQITRFSLGGFPFRYLGIPLLSSRLNVCHYTPLLSKITDLIQGWSRKSLSYAENEMDKERESDDFMGTNWKGFGSKSECVWMENDEDNDGVQVELKAGLSLAIFRKQRKP, via the exons ATGGAATGTGTTTCTTCCACTTCATTTAGTGTGACAGTCAATGGATCCATTTATGACCACTTCAAAGGGCAGCGGGGTCTTAGACAAGGGGATCCTCTCTCTCCTTATTTGTTTGTGCTTTGTTTGAAGTACTTTTCCAAAGATATGAGCAGCCTCAAGGATGAtgccaattttaaatttcatcccaACTGTGCAGGTATTCAGCTATCTCATTTGGCTTTTGCATATGATATTATGCTTCTATCTAGAGGAGATATCCCATCTGTGTCAACTATGTTTGCCAAGCTTCAACACTTTTGTAGGGTTTCAGGGATTTCCATCAGCTCTGATAAATCTGCCATATACTCAACCGGTATTAGGCCTCATGAGCTTTCTCATATTCAACAAATTACTAGATTTAGCTTGGGTGGCTTCCCTTTTAGATACTTGGGTATTCCCCTTTTATCATCTAGATTAAATGTATGTCACTATACTCCCTTGCTTTCCAAGATTACTGACCTGATTCAGGGATGGAGCAGGAAGTCTTTATCTTATGCAG aaaatgaaatggataaggAAAGAGAAAGTGACGATTTTATGGGGACTAATTGGAAGGGATTTGGTTCAAAGTCtgaatgtgtttggatggagaatgATGAAGATAACGATGGTGTTCAAGTGGAATTAAAGGCTGGTTTAAGTTTGGCAATTTTTAGGAAACAAAGAAAACCGTAA
- the LOC106794416 gene encoding uncharacterized protein: MATQSNSPPPPPPSTGVTSHSSSPPLKRTRKASRLRLLATRPVGAERPLVHVDPVTGKADGPHSKKFRTYLGIVARDKVDVTYENWKHVPITQKDLIWEDIQAEFDIPEASDLRTKKKILQTMGERWRQFKSDLTSKWALAADKDSVDDTVCKMYGISKEKWTQFCQSRRDPSWENVRKKAQAVQKQNTAPHVMSRGGYEYLEKKLMDEKRKKKLEEATQSGSTDTVIDPPSPIKRHVKWKLARTKKTGDMTSEAAKEIADKIDALEEQASQGSFVTHGRHDILIAAIGRPEHPGRVRAVGAGITIKQYFGSASRTSSIAPEYLQQLTQQIKDQLEDSITEKVTRRLMLSFSQMQSQGLALPPEPDVGPSAARVSTKESCVDPSGNDLDTGDSYKCGLYIEEYPSRLVALGRVYEGSTTIHNIPLLHDQVKVSVEEIRDVDAPIPVPTKEVKVVGQALNTFLAWPTHLVKRLSEQGAVRPAKPADRPDDEVDDPLYLMTLTIPQLFLKPLQVMWDATLFGLFNENFPLYIKHEDLSEIAHGGQCLSISVIQLWILHMTETSMRAGNIDVYGFLEPQ, translated from the exons ATGGCTACACAGTCAAACTCTCCtccgcctcctcctccttctactGGTGTAACATCGCATTCGTCGTCACCACCATTGAAGCGGACTAGAAAGGCCTCACGCCTAAGATTATTGGCGACTAGACCAGTTGGGGCAGAGAGACCCCTTGTCCATGTGGATCCTGTTACTGGCAAAGCAGACGGTCCCCACAGCAAGAAATTTAGAACATATTTAGGGATCGTTgctcgtgataaggtggatgtcACATACGAAAATTGGAAGCATGTCCCTATtactcagaaggatttgatatgggaggatattcag gctgaatttgatatccctgaagcatctgatttaaggacaaaaaagaaaatacttcagactatgggggagcggtggagacagtttaagtctgatttgacgtcgaaatgggcacttgcagctGACAAGGATAGTGTTGATGACACTGTATGCAAAATGTAcggcattagcaaggagaaatggaCCCAATTTTGTCAGAGCCGTAGAGACCCTTCATGGGAG AATGTTCGAAAAAAAGCACAAGCTGTCCAAAAACAAAACACTGCCCCTCACGTgatgtctcgtgggggttatgaatatttagaaaaaaagttgatggatgagaagagaaagaaaaaactagagGAAGCAACTCAATCCGGAAGCACTGACACCGTcattgatcctccatctcccatcaaacgacacgtgaagtggaagctagcccgcaccaagaaaactggtGACATGACATCTGAagcagcaaaggaaattgctgacaagatt GATGCGCTTGAGGAGCAGGCCTCACAGGGTTCCTTTGTTACCCATGGACGTCATGATATACTGAttgctgccattgggcgaccagaacaccctggtcGTGTACGTGCTGTAGGAGCCGGTATAACcatcaaacaatactttggatcagCTTCAAGGACCTCCTCCATTGCTCCCGAATACCTGCAACAGTTGACGCAACAAATCAAGGACCAACTAGAGGATTCAATCACAGAAAAAGTCACTCGACGGCTAATGTTATCCTTCAGCCaaatgcaatcacagggactcgCACTGCCTCCTGAACCTGATGTTGGTCCTTCAGctgctcgtgtcagcacaaaggagagttgtgttgatccctcagggaacgaTCTAGACACCGGTGACTCATACAAATGTGGGTTGTATATTGAAGAATATCCTTCTCGCCTGGTTGCCCtgggaagagtttatgagggatctaCAACAATTCACAACATTCCTTTGCTGCATGATCAAGTTAAGGTTAGTGTTGAGGAGATTAGAGATGTAGATGCTcccattcctgtacccactaaAGAGGTTAAGGTCGTGGGACAGGCTCTTAACacattccttgcttggccgacacatctagtcaagcgtttatcagaacag ggAGCTGTGAGACCCGCGAAACCTGCAGATAGGCCGGATgatgaggtcgatgatccgctatatctaatgacattgaccattCCACAACTTTTTCTGAAGCCattgcaggttatgtgggatgctaccttgTTTGGCCTATTTAATGAAAACtttcccttgtacataaagcatgaagatctgtctgaaattgcacatggtggtcaatgtctcagcatatctgttatacagttgtggattct gcatatgactgagacaagtatgcgagctgGGAATatcgatgtgtatggattcctcgagccaca gtaa